Proteins encoded in a region of the Prunus persica cultivar Lovell chromosome G4, Prunus_persica_NCBIv2, whole genome shotgun sequence genome:
- the LOC18780672 gene encoding transcription factor TCP4 encodes MGDTHHHHHPEATTSSRLGIRPSSGLSADIVEVVRGSHIVRSTGRKDRHSKVCTAKGPRDRRVRLAAHTAIQFYDVQDRLGYDRPSKAVDWLIKKAKAAIDELDELPSWNPHSVSTTTASTAVTAMETQNPTTTGFHCFAAVDAIGSANRRATMVGSGVSEQIVQNQNPLTNSTLLPPSLDSDAIADTIKSFFPMGASAGTAEAPSSTIQFQNYPPDLLSRTSSHSQDLRLSLHSFQDPILLQHQQAQAQHHQAQTHQNEQTLFSGTQQQNPLGFDGWTEHHQQQQQAEMNRFQRMVAWNSAGGGDTGNGGGSSSSAGFVFNSLLPTQQSTSSLQPSLFGQSHFFSSQRGPLQSSNSPSVRAWMMDQQNQQSISHDHHHHHQISPTIHHHHQSSSSISNMGFASGGGFSGFHIPARIHGEEEHDGISDKPSSASSNSRH; translated from the coding sequence CGGGTCGAAAAGACCGGCACAGCAAGGTCTGCACTGCAAAAGGCCCAAGAGACCGCCGCGTCCGGCTCGCTGCTCACACCGCCATTCAATTCTACGACGTCCAGGACCGCCTCGGCTACGACCGGCCCAGCAAGGCCGTCGATTGGCTCATCAAGAAGGCCAAAGCCGCCATAGACGAGCTCGACGAGCTTCCCTCATGGAACCCACATTCAGTTTCGACCACAACAGCGTCTACGGCGGTTACAGCCATGGAGACCCAGAACCCAACAACCACTGGCTTCCACTGCTTTGCGGCGGTGGACGCAATTGGTTCTGCTAATCGAAGAGCAACAATGGTGGGGAGTGGAGTTTCAGAGCAAAttgttcaaaatcaaaacccactTACCAACTCGACTTTACTCCCACCATCGCTGGACTCTGACGCCATTGCAGACACTATCAAGTCCTTCTTCCCAATGGGTGCTTCTGCAGGTACAGCCGAGGCTCCATCGTCGACGATACAGTTTCAGAACTACCCACCAGATTTACTGTCCAGAACAAGTAGCCATAGCCAAGATCTACGCCTTTCTCTGCATTCTTTCCAAGACCCAATTCTTCTGCAGCATCAACAAGCTCAAGCTCAGCACCACCAGGCTCAAACCCATCAAAATGAGCAAACCCTCTTCTCAGGAACACAGCAACAAAACCCACTTGGGTTTGATGGGTGGACAGAGCAtcaccagcagcagcagcaagcaGAGATGAACAGATTTCAGAGAATGGTAGCTTGGAATAGTGCTGGTGGTGGAGATACTGGTAATGGTGGTGGATCGTCATCATCAGCTGGGTTTGTATTCAACTCGCTGCTCCCAACGCAACAGAGTACTAGTTCTCTGCAGCCATCGCTGTTTGGCCAAAGccacttcttttcttctcagaGGGGACCCCTTCAGTCCAGTAACTCGCCTTCAGTTCGTGCTTGGATGATGGaccaacaaaaccaacaatCGATTTCTCAtgaccatcatcatcatcatcaaatctCGCCAAccattcatcatcatcatcagtctTCGTCTTCCATTTCCAACATGGGATTCGCCTCAGGAGGCGGATTCTCCGGCTTCCACATCCCGGCACGAATTCACGGCGAGGAGGAACACGACGGCATCTCCGACAAGCCGTCCTCTGCTTCCTCCAATTCTCGCcattga